The following proteins are co-located in the Microplitis demolitor isolate Queensland-Clemson2020A chromosome 5, iyMicDemo2.1a, whole genome shotgun sequence genome:
- the LOC103577137 gene encoding uncharacterized protein LOC103577137: MQPGRCLAVTLLALSILDIKTTSTFSKTTRVLKVVRLPAGYMEVVKEDTCSDGVIRLTCRSLHAFIFVLEAEYQRDKTHSCHQVNKVRRAARFREFRSRMHENAKIQLRGNYIKDDEGDDSVIDLRTLFNRRCSGLYHCRVTITEDHPGASKWQPANLRLKYACIPENAVRRYCNMEVTINDNEGGYVKSPGYPLYYPGKYSCGWTFHTVPGQRVSLIFHDFNIRSPEPNGRCLDTVRVRENGKILFESCGTRAGMKIISNSNKITVDLISSSRVYPARGFLLQYGAIIGCPEAQAPNGSYVTNDTLDSRTYKCRSGTIFPDTNEPTRTLDCRNGRWNETIDSLPTCVASSAVILKTEADSNRLSSLSDNNFQSTGVRIGRTENAVAGGNIFAMADPVNTAMAKQTDVVRDMVIPSILIVLLFVGNAVIVYIIFQYRKRKTPAVNSGEGMALRAAQDVPQV, translated from the exons ATGCAACCCGGAAGGTGCTTAGCGGTGACGCTGCTCGCGCTTTCGATACTGGATATAAAAACCACAAGcacattttcaaaaactacGAGAGTGTTAAAAGTCGTGAGATTACCCGCGGGCTACATGGAAGTAGTCAAAGAGGACACGTGCTCTGATGGAGTTATTCGCCTGACTTGCCGATCTCTTCACGCGTTCATTTTCGTTCTCGAAGCCGAGTATCAACGCGACAAAACCCACAGTTGCCATCAAGTAAACAAAGTCCGCCGGGCTGCGAGATTCCGCGAGTTCCGATCGCGGATGCATGAGAATGCGAAAATTCAATTGAGGGgtaattatattaaagatGATGAAGGAGATGACTCGGTCATTGATTTGCGGACTCTATTCAATCgcag ATGCAGTGGACTTTATCACTGTCGAGTCACCATTACCGAAGATCATCCAGGCGCATCAAAGTGGCAGCCGGCAAACCTGCGGCTTAAATACGCATGCATACCCG AAAACGCAGTACGAAGATATTGCAACATGGAGGTCACAATAAATGACAATGAAGGAGGGTACGTTAAATCCCCGGGCTATCCTCTCTATTATCCCGGTAAATATTCCTGCGGCTGGACTTTCCATACCGTTCCAGGTCAGAGAGTTTCACTAATCTTCCACGACTTCAATATTCGCA gcCCTGAACCCAACGGGAGATGCCTCGATACCGTTCGCGTACGCGagaatggaaaaatattatttgaatccTGCGGAACAAGAGCGGGCATGAAAATTATatcgaattcaaataaaataacagtcGATCTCATCTCTTCTTCCCGCGTTTATCCTGCTCGGGGATTTTTACTGCAATATGGAG CGATAATCGGTTGTCCAGAGGCGCAAGCTCCGAACGGAAGTTACGTCACAAACGATACCCTCGACTCAAGGACTTACAAGTGTCGGTCGGGTACGATATTCCCTGACACGAACGAACCCACGAGGACACTCGACTGTCGAAACGGGAGATGGAACGAGACCATCGACAGCCTGCCCACTTGCGTtg cATCATCAGCGGTGATTTTAAAAACAGAAGCTGATAGCAACCGATTGTCAAGTTTATCGGACAACAATTTTCAGAGCACGGGGGTCAGAATTGGAAGAACCGAGAACGCAGTCGCGGGTGGAAACATTTTCGCTATGGCAGATCCAGTGAACACAGCAATGGCTAAACAAACAGACGTTGTCAGAG atatGGTGATACCATCGATACTTATTGTATTGCTATTTGTGGGCAATGCTGTCATTGtttatatcatttttcaatatcgAAAaag GAAAACGCCGGCAGTCAACTCTGGAGAAGGAATGGCTCTGAGAGCAGCGCAAGATGTCCCACAAGtctga
- the LOC103577139 gene encoding 2-oxoglutarate and iron-dependent oxygenase domain-containing protein 3 — protein MTQEDKKVRQRDVTKGKKVESSKNDDKKDTREDDTPVEPKFGPRVSFPYQKVWSRCVLILGVLLIVWYNSRRGKEVSFARQKDILLSRTQNLDCANDYKAEMATYPGCMPEKCGRVVTDKLVSNTETDVLLKIALNGMNLGGSDGGATILDLHSGALSKGKKFIDVYSLEQAAKIFNPADFAIYKVVKTKIQHAVAHHFGVDADKIYLTKPTFFSRITNVSAKTTHDEYWHPHIDKETYEHFSYTSLLYLNDFGRDFEGGRFIFIDSNNVNSTVEPRKGRVSMFTSGGENLHAVEPVTSGTRYALTVSFTCNPEAGITDPSLKTSKKRT, from the exons ATGACGCAGGAAGATAAAAAAGTGAGACAGAGAGACGTTACTAagggaaaaaaagttgaatcttctaaaaatgatgataagaAAGACACTCGAGAGGATGATACTCCAGTGGAAcc gaaatttggGCCTAGAGTATCATTTCCTTATCAGAAAGTCTGGTCGCGATGTGTGCTGATCCTAGGAGTCCTGCTAATTGTCTGGTACAACAGTAGACGTGGCAAGGAAGTGTCATTTGCGCGACAAAAAGACATTCTCTTAAGTAGAACTCAGAATTTAGATTGCGCTAATGACTACAAAGCTGAGATGGCCACGTACCCAGGCTGCATGCCTGAGAAATGTGGCCGCGTTGTCACTGATAAGCTGGTATCTAACACCGAGACTGACGTGCTGTTAAAAATAGCTCTCAATGGAATGAATCTAGGCGGTTCTGATGGCGGCGCTACTATCCTAGACCTCCACTCTGGAGCTCTGagcaaaggaaaaaaattcattgatgTCTACTCACTCGAGCAGGctgctaaaatatttaatcctGCAGACTTCGCTATTTACAA agTAGTTAAGACGAAGATACAACACGCAGTAGCGCATCACTTTGGTGTCGatgctgataaaatttatctaacgAAGCCAACATTTTTCTCCCGCATAACCAACGTCTCTGCTAAAACTACTCACGATGAGTATTGGCATCCGCATATAGACAAG GAGACGTATGAACATTTTAGTTACACATCTCTCTTGTATTTAAATGACTTCGGACGTGATTTCGAAGGCgggagatttatttttattgatagtaATAACGTTAATTCTACAGTTGAACCCCGCAAAG gaAGAGTATCAATGTTCACATCAGGAGGAGAAAATCTCCATGCAGTTGAACCCGTGACTTCCGGTACAAGATACGCACTCACAGTATCATTTACCTGCAATCCCGAAGCCGGGATAACGGATCCCAGTTTAAAGACTTCTAAAAAACGCACATGA
- the LOC103577138 gene encoding HEAT repeat-containing protein 1: MPTSLAAQLKKLEAPQTSLLLQDKKRPSLLFDPKEAANLDREKVFKIGKSGFDELLKQSDVFQQFEPIFFSPSSLKFERAMYTSKENKKLDATINKFLMYLSPYFLLNTAHKTLEWLIRRFHIHEYNKDGFVLLILPYHDTRIFVRALQLVDLTNPADKWHWLEPIQKPGVPLPSLTVANRLACDNSFLNLLCSHVVTATETYGQEAHRLSTLYSFYSTRVIGAIDRAKDISEVQVSHLLPALLHGLSSSVVDYTASTYFVLTQLWKKVRLDDKTIQHLLAKALKHPSPELRTNVLMLVYSVYDTPYHPLTVVSDKVVTRTAKHSWFCEETMKVRATTLDTSKFLVLLCETAIKIIVKNPEEAEKIKDMITAIFQKINFDDKEIDVILKNTLKPNLATGTLSTAGKQFLSQFFGSIETRYPVCFDEYLKDLMAKSEKDLEAKEVLQFLMSWHSGAHQTKMSMETLNRLYHFSAEQRIMALETLSKENLRVSDGFQELLNSSLLQRFNDDDIRVVKTLLNFPVKRLKSIFSSDVLVDQLMVLLSQCHTEKRHTLARPALKILLDVWDEGDDTSIFIATLPYLFPSRDEEVQIAMQILNSAFAKKNKYLQMVKNDVGAQADAESIGSAAFHNILNWELLPPSENVLSTMKLSDNVDATALFFNLVLLGSVCRVPVGKLSPKIAREVIEMAAKMIKQYPKVRALPNCNQLTGEKIQEALQLTSKEILPLQAGTYVLEMVHRRLDLQSNSVLDFENNPEHAQLILRTVEILFDGIASSANKAHYSWCLKIFFQRHFPTAPNLLRFLSQFFVRPVAPQTSLHCLQIALAVLNHSNSFQWIFQDKTFFGNLLIGLARPNEKCRIAALSILKRLSQTFNIAMEGPSTLLDKISDRESEIRIDHEQLPVILYSLLSPDPDVESQFKKIVRKKLQDTREFLLSTILDDKVPIHITAQLLEILTHVNGPEVLQELAPKGLRLLDQLRECPDKRYTQIALSNILQRFNCITVEALKQESVWRLFDQALSTHQLQVPLEGKSKSPSIVLLKQIDQIFFDKCSKIASGLQKKIVAKLVDIVTDCEIGTIVAAANRAVKRIKIDAQLVVDELRTMKEAKLPEEDTSAMNPARKRRSARLKQIHLRPEIINTREWKRGITVLEFIQRAENIVNEEILLPVLFELLRLCLAFEEQSPLEYTNQLLLSTIYHLASKGLPISDAHQQVDLISQCIRISQNPQTHHHALLVLVQLFKIADIETALHNIMPIFTFMGSSVLRQDDAYSIQIISKTIETVVPIINATNDETHACAILRIFVVSLPDIPEHRRVPLFNKLLQLLENHLHLFYLLTFESHVLNQGKNPQDQQTSSQRLEFALTISQEFSPKTLIDVCVKLIEFMKILPIEIEENSQKRQIVFPKEHIFDVAKNTPKQLRHYRYTIVQFLSVLLSSSEFVNKVALLDDQETMKIRPCYDKLIVELILLIQSASKSADLYQGKPKEKYWKVLLHNLYDILSAVNGLLPNGVFILSVKKLMNHDFLTVRRKILELMNARLQQRKFTELDHLNLITLIDPLLQIVGKHGKMLSQEMEVVQQTSLITLKLLAKLLASEHPDQFKPVLELSTEYMAAKDGPLLGSVVLCVAELSSTMRIHAIPLMNKFMPAIIKLLKSHCHQESPDIVVISIISALQKIVESFVKFLSCYLDELVPELCRLNTLYTDPDHPKIGVIVTKLKATCQKISTNVRMSPLLRTVAEVYESFIDKKTYHYIPQLMTILADSFTILTPAGLGAVVSDLTDFFLKVLQFREELGGSQEMEVDENAEVLKKTIVLVEESAGKALVSLVLKLSESTFRSFYYKLYDWAARDSEFKYRNITFYRLSSSIADGLKSLFVLFAGHLLQHSALLLDQNNPAVNKPGDNTFADESSRVELVEAILSTLHKLFSYDAHNFINQARFEILAQPIVDQIENTMGTKEEYEVRARELIVPCVACFAAATEDDSLHKKLVYQTLLKTQHKESYVRNTALSAVVEIARKLGEDFMPFLPETIPFLAELLEDGEREVEKATQNAVRTLEEILGEPLQKYF; this comes from the coding sequence ATGCCGACGTCACTCGCAgcccaattaaaaaaactcgAAGCGCCACAAACATCTTTGCTTCTGCAGGACAAAAAACGTCCTAGTTTGTTGTTCGATCCGAAGGAAGCTGCGAATCTAGACCGAgagaaagtttttaaaatcggTAAGAGCGGGTTCGACGAGCTCCTGAAACAGTCCGATGTCTTCCAACAGTTCGAGCCGATTTTCTTCTCGCCAAGTTCGCTGAAATTTGAGCGCGCCATGTACACGAGCAAAGAGAACAAGAAGCTGGACGCCACGATCAACAAGTTCCTGATGTATCTGTCGCCTTACTTTCTGCTAAATACCGCGCACAAGACACTGGAATGGCTAATCCGTAGGTTCCACATCCACGAGTACAACAAAGACGGATTTGTCTTGCTGATACTGCCGTATCATGACACGAGAATCTTCGTCAGAGCCCTTCAGCTCGTGGACTTGACGAATCCTGCTGACAAATGGCACTGGCTGGAGCCAATACAGAAGCCTGGAGTTCCGCTGCCTTCTCTGACTGTCGCAAACCGGCTGGCGTGTGACAACAGTTTTCTAAACCTTCTCTGCAGCCATGTGGTGACGGCGACGGAAACCTATGGGCAGGAAGCACATCGACTGAGCACTTTGTACTCCTTCTACTCGACCAGAGTAATCGGAGCTATCGATCGAGCTAAAGACATCAGTGAAGTCCAAGTAAGTCACCTTCTTCCAGCACTTTTACATGGTCTCAGCAGCTCTGTTGTTGATTATACTGCAAGTACTTACTTCGTACTCACTCAGTTATGGAAAAAAGTCCGTCTTGATGACAAGACAATTCAGCATTTACTTGCCAAGGCTCTAAAACATCCATCCCCCGAGCTCAGGACCAACGTACTGATGCTAGTTTACTCCGTCTACGATACTCCGTATCATCCACTGACTGTTGTTTCTGATAAAGTAGTCACCAGAACAGCGAAACACTCGTGGTTCTGCGAAGAAACCATGAAAGTTCGAGCTACTACATTAGATACCTCAAAGTTTTTAGTTCTTTTGTGCGAGACCGCTAtcaaaataattgtcaaaaacCCCGAGGaggctgaaaaaattaaagacatgATCACGGCAATCTttcaaaagataaattttgatgACAAGGAAATTGATGTCatcttaaaaaatactttgaagCCTAATCTAGCGACAGGAACTCTGTCTACTGCTGGCAAACAGTTTCTGAGTCAGTTTTTCGGTTCTATTGAGACCCGCTATCCAGTTTGTTTTGACGAATACCTCAAGGACTTGATGGCTAAGAGTGAGAAGGACCTGGAAGCCAAAGAAGTCCTTCAGTTTTTGATGTCTTGGCACTCGGGGGCCCATCAGACTAAAATGTCCATGGAAACACTGAACAGGTTGTATCATTTTAGCGCGGAGCAAAGAATAATGGCTTTGGAGACGCTATCGAAAGAGAATCTCCGTGTCAGTGACGGATTCCAGGAGCTGCTGAACAGTTCGCTGCTCCAGAGATTCAACGACGATGATATCCGAGTGGTCAAGACTCTTCTTAACTTCCCGGTAAAACGTCTCAAGAGTATTTTTTCTTCAGACGTTCTTGTAGATCAATTGATGGTTCTGCTGTCTCAATGTCATACTGAAAAGAGGCACACTCTGGCACGTCCAGCTTTGAAAATTCTACTTGACGTCTGGGACGAAGGAGATGACACCAGTATTTTTATCGCTACGTTGCCATATTTGTTTCCGAGTCGCGATGAAGAAGTACAAATCGCCATGCAGATTCTCAACTCTGCGTTTGCCAAGAAAAATAAGTACTTGCAGATGGTGAAAAATGACGTGGGGGCGCAAGCTGACGCTGAATCAATTGGTTCAGCCGCGTTTCACAATATTCTCAACTGGGAACTCCTGCCACCCTCGGAAAATGTTCTCTCTACTATGAAACTATCAGACAACGTCGACGCAACGGCTCTATTCTTCAATTTGGTACTTCTGGGATCAGTTTGCCGCGTTCCCGTGGGCAAGTTGTCGCCGAAAATAGCCCGGGAGGTGATCGAAATGGCTGCTAAGATGATAAAGCAGTACCCCAAGGTCCGCGCGCTGCCCAACTGCAACCAGCTGACTGGAGAAAAAATTCAGGAAGCGCTTCAACTTACGTCCAAAGAAATTTTACCGCTGCAAGCTGGTACTTATGTGCTGGAAATGGTCCACAGACGACTAGACTTGCAGTCAAACTCAGTGCTGGACTTTGAAAACAATCCGGAGCACGCGCAGCTTATTTTGCGCACCGTTGAAATTTTGTTCGACGGCATTGCGTCGTCAGCGAACAAAGCCCACTACTCTTGGTGTCTGAAAATATTCTTCCAACGTCACTTCCCGACTGCTCCAAACCTCTTACGTTTCCTTTCGCAGTTTTTCGTAAGACCAGTCGCTCCCCAAACTTCGCTTCACTGTCTCCAGATAGCTCTTGCTGTGTTAAATCATTCGAATTCATTCCAATGGATTTTCCAGGATAAAACATTCTtcggtaatttattaattggaCTAGCGCGGCCTAATGAAAAATGCCGCATAGCAGCTCTGAGTATTTTAAAACGACTATCACAGACATTCAATATCGCAATGGAAGGACCCTCGACTCTGCTGGATAAAATTTCCGACAGAGAATCAGAAATCAGAATCGACCATGAACAACTTCCGGTTATTTTGTACTCGTTGCTGTCTCCAGACCCGGATGTCGAGTCGCAGTTCAAGAAAATAGTCCGTAAAAAACTACAGGATACGCGGGAATTTCTGCTGAGCACTATCTTGGACGACAAAGTACCGATTCATATCACCGCGCAGCTTCTGGAGATACTGACTCACGTAAACGGACCGGAAGTTCTCCAAGAGCTTGCTCCGAAGGGGCTACGGCTGCTGGATCAGCTTCGGGAGTGTCCAGATAAACGCTACACTCAGATCGCCCTGAGTAATATTCTGCAGAGATTCAACTGCATCACAGTAGAAGCACTGAAGCAGGAAAGTGTCTGGCGGCTGTTTGACCAGGCCTTGAGCACCCACCAGCTCCAAGTGCCTCTGGAAGGTAAATCAAAGTCACCAAGTATCGTTCTTTTGAAGCAAATCGACCAGATATTCTTTGACAAATGCAGCAAAATAGCATCCGGTCtccagaaaaaaatagtcgccAAGCTAGTGGACATCGTGACTGATTGTGAGATCGGGACCATCGTCGCGGCTGCTAATAGAGCcgtgaaaagaataaaaattgatgctCAGCTGGTGGTAGATGAGCTTCGCACAATGAAGGAAGCAAAATTACCTGAGGAAGACACTTCAGCAATGAATCCAGCACGCAAGCGAAGGTCCGCGCGCTTGAAACAAATCCACTTACGACCGGAAATAATCAATACTCGTGAATGGAAACGTGGGATTACTGTACTCGAGTTTATTCAACGAGCAGAAAATATCGTCAATGAAGAGATTCTGCTGCcagttttatttgaattactaAGACTATGTCTGGCCTTTGAAGAGCAAAGTCCGCTGGAGTACACGAACCAGTTACTGCTGTCTACAATTTATCATTTGGCTTCAAAAGGTCTGCCGATATCTGACGCCCATCAGCAGGTCGATTTAATATCTCAGTGCATAAGGATCTCGCAAAATCCCCAGACACATCATCATGCTCTGCTGGTCCTGGTTCAGTTGTTCAAGATCGCGGACATTGAAACAGCTCTGCACAATATCATGCCGATCTTTACATTCATGGGCAGCTCGGTACTGCGTCAAGACGACGCATACTCTATCCAGATTATTTCCAAAACCATCGAAACTGTCGTCCCGATAATCAACGCCACCAACGATGAGACTCATGCCTGCGCAATTCTCCGCATCTTCGTGGTGTCTCTTCCCGACATACCTGAGCACCGGCGAGTCCCGTTGTTTAATAAACTGCTGCAACTCCTGGAGAACCATCTTCACCTTTTTTACCTCTTGACATTCGAGAGCCACGTGCTGAATCAGGGGAAAAACCCTCAAGACCAGCAGACATCATCCCAGAGACTCGAATTTGCCCTGACTATTTCCCAAGAATTTTCTCCAAAAACTCTTATCGATGTCTGCGTAAAATTAATCGAGTTTATGAAGATTCTACCCATCGAAATAGAGGAAAATTCACAGAAACGACAGATTGTTTTTCCAAAGGAACACATTTTTGACGTTGCTAAAAATACTCCCAAACAGCTGCGTCACTATCGATACACAATCGTCCAGTTCCTGAGTGTCTTGTTGTCATCCTCAGAGTTTGTCAACAAAGTCGCTCTACTAGATGACCAGGAAACGATGAAGATCAGGCCCTgctatgataaattaattgtcgAGCTGATACTCCTTATTCAAAGCGCCTCAAAAAGTGCTGATCTGTACCAGGGCAAGCCCAAGGAAAAATACTGGAAAGTCCTTCTGCACAACCTCTATGACATTCTATCAGCAGTAAACGGTCTTCTACCTAACGGAGTATTCATACTGAGTGTTAAGAAATTAATGAATCACGATTTCCTCACAGTAAGACGTAAAATACTTGAGCTAATGAACGCCCGTCTTCAGCAGCGCAAGTTCACTGAACTGGATCACCTAAATCTAATTACTTTGATAGATCCACTTCTACAAATAGTTGGCAAACATGGGAAAATGTTGAGCCAAGAGATGGAAGTTGTTCAACAAACTTCACTGATTACTTTGAAACTATTAGCTAAACTTTTAGCCTCCGAGCATCCGGATCAATTTAAACCGGTACTTGAACTGTCAACTGAGTACATGGCCGCCAAAGATGGTCCTCTCCTCGGTTCAGTAGTTCTTTGTGTCGCGGAACTCAGCAGCACGATGCGTATCCACGCGATTCCTTTGATGAATAAGTTCATGCCGGCGATTATTAAGTTACTGAAGAGTCACTGCCATCAAGAGTCCCCGGACATCGTCGTCATAAGTATCATCAGCGCGCTCCAGAAGATTGTCGAGTCGTTCGTTAAGTTCTTGTCCTGCTACCTTGACGAACTGGTGCCAGAGTTATGTCGTCTCAATACTTTGTACACCGACCCGGATCACCCGAAAATCGGGGTCATAGTTACGAAACTGAAAGCCACTTGCCAGAAGATTTCTACTAATGTCAGGATGTCGCCTCTGCTGCGCACAGTCGCTGAAGTTTACGAgtcatttattgataaaaaaacttatcacTACATTCCGCAGCTGATGACTATTCTGGCGGACTCGTTCACAATTTTGACACCCGCGGGACTCGGAGCAGTCGTTAGTGACCTGACGGACTTCTTCCTGAAGGTCCTGCAGTTCCGTGAAGAGTTGGGTGGCTCCCAAGAAATGGAAGTTGATGAAAATGCTGAAGTACTCAAGAAAACTATTGTCCTGGTAGAAGAGAGCGCTGGCAAGGCTCTGGTGTCTCTGGTACTAAAACTCAGCGAGTCAACATTCAGATCTTTTTACTACAAGTTATATGACTGGGCTGCCAGGGACTCGGAATTCAAGTACCGGAACATAACTTTCTATCGGTTGTCCTCCAGCATCGCTGATGGACTCAAGTCCCTATTTGTCCTCTTTGCTGGACACTTACTTCAACACTCGGCTCTGCTGCTCGACCAGAACAATCCAGCCGTCAATAAACCAGGCGACAATACTTTTGCTGATGAATCCTCTCGCGTTGAATTGGTCGAAGCCATTCTATCGACTctgcataaattatttagctaCGACgctcataattttataaatcaagcGCGATTTGAAATACTGGCGCAGCCGATCGTTGACCAGATTGAAAACACCATGGGAACTAAAGAAGAATATGAGGTTCGAGCGAGAGAACTGATCGTTCCCTGCGTCGCCTGTTTTGCTGCTGCTACTGAAGACGATTCGCTTCATAAAAAATTGGTCTACCAGACGCTACTGAAGACTCAGCACAAAGAGTCTTACGTTCGTAACACCGCGCTAAGTGCTGTCGTGGAGATCGCCAGGAAATTGGGCGAAGATTTCATGCCGTTCCTGCCAGAAACCATTCCGTTCCTCGCGGAATTGCTTGAAGACGGAGAGCGAGAGGTTGAAAAAGCGACGCAGAATGCTGTGAGAACTCTTGAAGAAATACTTGGGGAACCTTtgcaaaaatacttttaa